TGGTGTTCGGCAAGCGCTCGCCCGCCTTCGAAAACAGTACTGCGCCGGTGGCGGCAAGCGACTGCTCAAGGCGCTCACGCAGGACAAGCAGGCGATCATGCTCTTCGCGCTGACGCTTTGCCGCAAGCTCGCAGGCAAGGCCGAAACCGACGATTGCAGCCACGTTCTCGGTACCCGAGCGCAGCCCGCGCTCCTGACCACCGCCGGCGATCAGGGGGGCGAGTTCAACCCGCTTGTCCACGATCAGGGCACCGGCACCTACCGGACCACCGATCTTGTGCGCCGACAGCGTCATTGCATTGGCGCCCAGCGCACGGAAATCAACTTCGATCTTGCCAAGGGCCTGCACCGCATCCGTGTGCATGTAAGCACCACCGGCGCGGGCCTCGGCTGCATGGGCGCGCACGTCCTGCAGCACACCGGTCTCGTTGTTCGCCAGCATGACGGAGACCAGAGAAGGCCTGGCTTCAAGCGTCGAGCGCCAGTCATCTGCGCGCAGACGCCCTTCGGCATCCACACCCACTTCTCGCATCACCCAGCCGCTGCGACGCAGCTGCCGTGCAGGCTCCCGCACACAGGGGTGCTCGACCGCACTGACCGCCACCAGGCCAGGTTTCATCATGGCGGCTGCACCCTTGATGAAGAGATTGTTGGCTTCCGACCCACCGCTGGTAAATACCACCTCGGTCGGATGCGCGTTCACCGCCGCCGCCACCTGAGCGCGCGCAGTGTCGATTGCGGCGCGCGCCTGACGACCGTACTCGTGACGGCTCGAAGCGTTGCCGAAGCGTTCGCCAAGCCAGGGCAGCATTGCCTCGCGCACCGCCGGATCGAGCGGTGCACTCGCATTCCAGTCGAGGTATACCGGGGCAAACATGCTAGTCACCTGTTCAGGCCGTCGCCACGTCTTGCAACGTGCTCGCTGCGCGACGACGCACTTCACGCAGCACGTTCACATCCGGATCGGGCTTCACTTCACGCGCAACCAGCGCGCCGAGCGTCACCGAATCCAGATAGGCGTACATGCGCTTGTTGAGATTGGTCCACAGGTCGTGCGTCAGGCATCGATGCTCGTCGTGGCAATTCTGCTTACCACCGCACATTGTCGCATCAAGCGGCTCGTCGACCGCAATGATGATGTCGGTTACCGTGATCGAGCGCATGTCGCGCGCGAGACGATATCCACCACCGGGACCACGCACACTCGTCACCAGCTTGTAGCGACGGAGCTTGCCGAACAACTGCTCCAGATAGGACAGAGAGATCTTCTGGCGCTCGGCGATGCCGGCGAGGGTAACCGGACCGTCCGCCTGTCGCGCAGCCAGATCGATCATCGCCGTAACGGCAAAGCGACCTTTAGTCGTGAGTCTCATGATGATTCCTCGAAGCAGAATTGAGGGCAAACGGGCGAATACCCGAACATTTCACTCAACTATACATATCCCGACAAAAACGGTCAACTAATCGGCTTTCAGCCCATTCAATCGACCATCTTGGACAATCGGGACGCATCGAAATCATCAGAAGACTCGACCGAGGGGTCCAGTTTCAAGCCCGCTGCTTCCATCCGTTTGCAGATCACCTGGAAGCGGCGGTCGGTCTCTACCGCGTGATCGAGCAGACCATGCAAGGCCTTCGCCACCGGGTCGTCCATGTCACGGGTCACACCGTAGGCAGAGAAGCCCATCTGCTCCGCTTTCTGTGCGCGCTCGGCGTCGCGCTCGGCGTCGAGCACACGCGCCGGGTTTCCAACCGCTGTTGCCCCCGCGGGTACCGGTTTGACGACGACGGCGTTGGAGCCGATCTTGGCGCCGTCACCAACCGTGAATCCGCCCAGCACTTTCGCCCCTGCCCCCACCACGACCCCTTTTCCGAGTGTCGGATGGCGCTTCGTGCCGCGATAGAGCGATGTTCCACCCAGCGTGACGGCCTGGTAAATGGTGCAGTCGTCACCGATCTCGGCCGTTTCTCCGATCACGACGCCCATGCCATGATCGATGAACACCCGACGCCCGACGACAGCGCCCGGATGAATCTCGATCCCGGTCAGAAAACGGCTGACGTGACTGACGAAGCGGCCGAGCCAGAACAGGCGTCTTTGCCAGGCGGCATGCGCAAGGCGGTGAAAGATCAGCGCGTGCACACCCGGATAGCAGGTCAACACCTCCAATGTAGAGCGGGCGGCAGGGTCGCGTTCGCGAACGCTGGCCAGGTCTTCACGCAGGTGTTCAAACATTTGACGCAGTCTCCGGGAAAGATGAAACAGGATTCGAATGCCCAAGCGTCTTGGGCAACAATAGTCGACTATTTTACTAGGCTTTGCGCTGAAAGCTAGAGAGCATTCCACGAAGAATGCCGACCTCTTCCTTTTCAAGCCTGATCCGGCCAAAAAGCCGGCGGAATCGCGGCATCAGCCTGCGCGGGTTCTGCGGCTCATGAAAACCGCTTTCGGTCACCGCCTGCTCGAGGTGCGCGAGAAACCCCTCGACCTCGGCGTGCGTCGCAGGCTGAGGCTGAGGATCTCCCGCGTAGACCTCGGGTGGTTCGAGTGCAGCCATGCGCAGTTCGTAGGTGAGCAACTGCACGGCAGCGCCCAGGTTGAGCGAGGAAAAGTCAGGATTGGTCGGAATCGTCACCGGCATTGCACACAGGCCGACCTCGTCGTTGGACAGGCCGCTGGTTTCATTGCCGAAGACCAGCGCAAGTTCGCCGCGATCCGCCCACTGCACCATTTCTGCCGCGGCTGCACGCGCCGTGACGCGCGGCAGACTCAATTCGCGACGACGGGCGGTGACCGCTGCAGCCAGCACCGTGCCTGCAAGCGCCTCTTCGAGCGTATCCACGACACGCGCCGATTCGAGCAGGTCCGTGGCCCCGGAAGCCCGTGCATCGGCCACCGGATCAGGGAAACAGGCAGGCGACACCAGCCACAATTGCGACAGGCCCATGGTTTTCATCGCGCGCGCGGCAGCCCCGATATTGCCAGGATGACTCGGCCGGGAAAGCACGACACGGATGCGATCAAGCGCAAAGCCGCCATTCATATTAAAATTCACCGTTTTTCGTATCTGATCGTGACGGGGCGCACTGCCCTGGACCGCTCCACCCGCCGAGACCGAGCCGCATGCATCCCATCCTGAATATCGCCGTAAAGGCCGCCCGCCGTGCCGCAACCGTCATTAACCGGGCTTCGACCCAGATCGATCTGCTTACGGTCGAGTCCAAATCGCCCAACGACTTCGTGACCGAGGTTGACCGCGCTGCCGAGAAAGCCATCATCGAAGTACTTCGTGAAGCCTACCCGGGGCACGGGATTCTAGCAGAGGAGTCCGGCGAGTCCGGCGCCGAAAGCGAATTCGTGTGGATCATCGATCCCCTCGATGGCACCACGAACTTCATCCACGGCTTCCCGCAGTACGCGATCTCCATCGCATTGACCAAAAACGGTGTGCCCGAGCACTGCGTCGTGTACAACCCGGTCAACAACGAACTGTTCACCGCAACGCGTGGCAGCGGAGCCTATCTCAACGACCGCCGCATTCGCGTGTCGCGTCGTGTGCGCCTTGCCGACGCCCTGGTTGGTACCGGCTTCCCCTACCGCGAATTCGGCAACATCGACGCCTACCTCGCCATGTTCCGCGAGTTGACGCAGAAGACTGCGGGCATCCGTCGGCCGGGTGCCGCCGCGCTTGATCTGGCATATGTTGCAGCCGGGCGCCTTGATGGCTTCTGGGAAATGGGCCTCGCACCGTGGGACATGGCAGCGGGCGTCCTGCTGGTTCAGGAGGCTGGCGGCCTGGTGTCCGACTTTGCGGGCGAAGGCAACTTCCTGACGACGGGCAACGTGGTTGCCGGCACCCCCAAGGTGTTCGCTCAGATGCTGCCCATCATCCAGTCCTACCGCAACGACAGCATCCAGAGCTGATCCGCTCTTGCCGGGACACTGCACACTCGTGCGGTGTCCCGTGACGGAAAACGCAGTACTTGCTCCCGCTATCAGACCACGCTGTAGCGGAACTGCCCCTGCTCGCCTGCCGAGACCCGGATTTCGCTGACGGCTTCGCCATCGGCCATGCGGGCAAGCACCTCGCCCGCGATCTCGGGGAGCAGGGATCCATTCAGGATGTGGTCGACGTTACGCGCACCGGAGTCCACTTCGGTGCAACGCGCCAGCACGGCCTCGGTCAAGGTGTCGTCATGGATGAAGCGCGCCTTGTGGTTTGCGGCCACGCGCTCACGAATACGCGCCAGCTTGAGCTGGATGATCTCGGCCAGCACCGTGTCGCTGATCGGATAGAAGGGCACCACCTTCATGCGCCCGAGAAATGCAGGCTTGAAGCGCTGTTGCAGCACCGGTGCCAGACGGGAGCCGAGCTCTTCTGCAGTGGGCACGGCTTCATTCGCGAGGTTCAGACACGACGCCATGATCTGCGCGGAGCCAACGTTGCTCGTGAGGATGATCAGCGTGTTGCGGAAATCGATCTCGCGCCCTTCAGCGTCTTCGAGCACCCCCTTGTCAAAGACCTGAAAGAACAGTTCGAGCACATCGGGATGGGCCTTTTCGACCTCGTCCAGCAGCAGCACACAATGCGGATTGCGCCGCACCGCCTCGGTCAGCACGCCGCCTTCCCCGTATCCGACGTAGCCGGGCGGAGCCCCCTTCAGGCCTGCTACCGAATGAGGCTCCTGATACTCGCTCATGTTGATCGTGACCAGTTTGCGCTCACCCCCATAGAGCAGGTCGGCCAGCGCAAGCGCAGTTTCCGTCTTGCCCACGCCTGAAGGGCCGACAAACAGGAAGACCGCCTTGGGCTTGGACGGATCCTCCAGATTGGCCCGCGCCGTTCTCACGCGCTGCGCGACCGCCTCAAGTGCATGATCCTGGCCCCTGACCCGTTCGGCCATCAGCGCCTTGAGCCCAAGAATGGTCCGGATCTCATCCTTGAGCATCCGCCCGAGCGGGATGCCCGTCCACCCCGACACCACATCGGCAACCAGTTGACGATCAACCTGCAAGGGAACCATCGATGCGTTCTGCTGCACCGAGGCCAGCGTCTTCAGCAGCCGGTCGAGGGTGCCGCCACGCCGCCGCCCCGAACCCCTTGCCGAAGCCCCGGTCGCGGGAAGTGCCTCGAGTGCAGTCTGCGCCTGGCGGATCTTCGCCACGAGGGTCTGTTCGTGTTCGAAGCGCCTGTGCAGGACCTCGAGCTCCTTCGACTGCCTTTCGATCGCCGTATCCAGTTCCGCAAGGCGCTCGCGGTGTGCGGCCAAACTCAGCGATTCCCGCTTCAGGGCAGACTGTTCCTCTCGCAGTCGGGCCAGGCCCTGCCTTGCGTCCTCCAGCTCAGCAGGGGTTGCGCATTGCCCGAGTGCGACGCGCGCGCAGGCGGTATCGAGCACACTGACGGCCTTGTCGGGCAGCTGTCGTGCGCCGATGTAGCGGCTGGACAAACGCACGGCCTCGACCACCGCCTCGTCCAGAACCCTGATCCCGAAGTGCGCCTCCAGCGCGGGCACCATGGCACGCAACATCGCACAGGCGAGCGTCTCGTCGGGCTCGTCGATCCGGACGACCTGAAAGCGGCGCGAAAGCGCAGCATCCTTGTCGATGTACTTCTTGTACTCCGACCAGGTCGTCGCCCCCACGGTGCGCAATTCCCCGCGCGCGAGCGCCGGTTTGAGCAGGTTCGCGGCATCGCCTTGCCCCGCAGGCCCACCCGCACCGATCAGTCCGTGCGCCTCATCGATGAACAGGATGACCGGACGCACACTGGCGCGGACTTCGTCGATGACGCCCTTGAGACGCTGCTCGAACTCACCCTTCACGCTCGCGCCTGCCTGCAGCAAGCCGATATCAAGTGCGAGCAGCTCCACATCCCTCAGCGCCGGAGGCACATCGCCACGGGCGAGCCGAATGGCGAGGCCCTCGACCACTGCGGTCTTTCCAACCCCGGCCTCACCCGCAAGCATGGGGTTGTTCTGCCGTCTCCTCATCAGGATGTCGATCATCCTGCGAATCTCGGCGTCACGCCCGATCACCGGATCCAGCTTCCCCTCGCGCGCCAGTCGGGTCAGGCTGACCGTAAAGCGGTCGAGCGCAGGGGTACGGCGCAACGCTGGGTCAGGCCCGGAGCGCGCAAAGCCATTGCTGCCTTCTGCATCAGCAGCGGAACACGGCGCCACCCCGCCCTCACTTGAGCCCGTCGTAAGCGAATCAAACTCGGCCCGCAAGACATCGATGCGAACCCGGCCCAGGGTGGCAGGATAACGCTGCGCAAACTGGCTCAACTCCGGGTCCCCTGCAAGCCCGAACAGGAGATGAGCGCTGCGAACGAAAGGTGATTGTGACTCGAGAGAGGCATGCAACCAGGCACGCTCCAGCAAACGCACAAGCCGTGCCGAGAACACCGGCGTTTGTCCGTTTCCAGTCTGATGCCCGGAGAGTGTCCGTTCGAGATCGTCTGCAAGCGCACCTGCACTCACGCCAAAGCTGCGGCACACCAGAACGAAGTCGGTCGTTTCCTGTTCGCACAATGCGAGCAGCACATGCTCGGGTTCGATGACATGGTGAGTGCGGGCGACGCAAAGACTGGCGGCCCGTTCGAGCGCAACACGGCAGTCGGAGTTGAGCTTGCCAATCAGGGATTTGAGCGAGATGTGCATGGTGAGGACAGAACTCAGGAAGGGTGAAGATCGAACGCGGCGTCGCTGCGGTCGGATGCCGCGGGACGGGAACACACAAAGCTGTCAAATCCGAGCCGATACACGGGGCGCCCGGACAGCCTGCAGGGCTTCACATCCTCGGCCTTGAGCACCGGTCGAACCTCGTATTCGAGCCGAAGCCCGGTAAGCAGCTGCAGCAATTTCTTCATCGCCGCTGCACGCTCACTCCCAGGAAGGAAGGCACGGTAGGTAGACAGTGGCAACGGCCCGAGGAAGATGCGGACACGCAGATCGCATTGCCAGACCCGCTCACCCAGCAAGACATCGTGACCGAGCATCGCGTTTGCCTGTCCAAGCCTGGCGCACTGTGGCGCCTCAAGCCGGTACCAGCGGCCAACGAACTGTTCCAGCCGAACCGCGACCCGGAAGTACGACGAAAGCACGCGCTGCAGCGCAGTTCCCGACACCGGGCGCTGCCGGATCAGGGCCGCGAAATGCGCCAGCGACTCATCGTCAATCGCGCCTGGCGCCTGATTCAGACGATCGCGCAGCCCATCCTGACCGAGGCCGCAGAACGCAAGCACCTGGGGCAGGAAATGCTTGCGTCTGTCATGCTCGTACATCAGCGCGAGCTTGTATTTTCTCCACGCCAGATAGAACTGAGCGACAACGCGGTTGGAGAAGAGATCGAAGAAGGCATGCGCGCCGCGGTCACCGGCCATGCGCAGGGACTCTATGACCTGTTCGGTGTAGTGCGCGGGCAGACTGCCGTGGATGCCGAGAAAGCCAATGAAGCTCGGCGTCAGCTCCACCGCCCGCACAGCCATGGGCATCTCACTGTCCTGCGCGTCGTCCCGTACGGGTTTAACCGCCTCGAGCTGGCTCGGCGCGAAACCGAGCGCGAGCGAATTGGAGAAGCGCAACACTGGCGGGAGCACACTCTCCCGCCGCAATCCCGAACCGAACTCACGCTCAAGCAGGCGGACCGACTGAAAGAACTCGAAGGACCACGGGGCTTCGAGCAGATGCCCGATCAGCCCAGGATCGACTCGCCGCTGCGTGGTTTGCACCGGATCAACTCCTCGGCTGTGCGGCTCGACACCAGCACCACCTGGACAAAACTGTTGAGATGAACGTAGAGGCCGAAAAAACGATCCATCACACGGGCAAAGACGTCCAGACCACTACCGACGAAGGCATCCTCGTCAATCGTGACCCTGACCTCAATGCCGCGCACGAAGCAGGCGAAGGGCTTGCCGTTGAGCCATGTGGTTTTCGTGACATGTTCGATGCCCTTGATCCCATCGATCTTCCGGCCATTGAGCGCGTTGCGTGGGAGGTCATACAGGCACAGCATTTCACGGAACGCCTGCAAACCACTCCCGGATATGGAGAGATGATTCAGGGAAAGGTGCGACACAAGACGCCACAGACCATCCCGCTGATGGTCGAAGCGACAGGGCGCGCTCGGCCGCCTCAGCAGACGAAGCGCACCGAGATGTGGATCCCCCTCTGGAATGAGCTCTGCGCCCGGTCCATTGACCGGCAGCAAGGTCGGCAAGTCACGATTGGTGCACGTGAGTGCTACGCTGAGCACATCGGATTGACGTGACGGCACCCCCGCTGCCGACTCGACGATTGCGATGCGGGTTTCATGGCCAGGACTCTTCTCCGCAAGCTGCGCATCACGCGAAGAAATCCAGTAGTTGCCATCCTCGGTTGCACGTTCGCCATGGCGCAGGGAGAAGAACGGACGAAACTCGGTCATCTGCTCACCCTGACCGCTCTGACTGACCCGATGAACCGAGTCGATGGACGCAACCTCGTAGGCATAGGCGCGACGCGCATCGGCAATCACCGGATAGCAGGTCTTCTGACCACTCAAGCGGATCGGCTCGCCACGCCTGTGAAAGAGGTTTACGACCGGCACACAGCCTGTGCGCAGGGTCCGTGTATCGATGCCCTGAAGCAGGCGCGCCGCATCGCTTTCTGCATGCAGGCCGGTAAGGGCGAAGTGAAGCGTGAGTTCGTCGTGCTCCGGCAGATCCGGTGGCAATCTGTCGAGGCACAGGTCAAAAAAGCTGAATTTCTCCGGGAAGGCAAAGTATTCGGTCAGGTAACGGTAACCGTCATGCACGTTGGACGGATAGTCGACCAGCGCCTCTTCCGCCCGAAAGCCAACGGCTTCAATCAGGCTTGCGGCCACGCGCTGCCAGCGGGATTCACACTCGACAAATGTAGCGGAAACAGAGAGGAACAATGCATCGCGCAGTGCAGCCGTCACCGATTGCGCAGCATCGATAAACAGGCGCACCGTTGATTGTCCTGACCACGCAGCCTCCCCAGAACCTTGAGTGCGTCGCAGGCCCAGACTCAGCATCGCGCTGGCGCCCGGAGGCAGGCTGACCCCGGCAGGCAAGCGTGGAAGCGGGCTGAAACACGCACGACTCAGGTGCATTGTGGATGTCGATACGTCCCAGGCTGTCCTGAAGGTACATTCGGCGCCATTCACGGCGCGTGACTTCAGCGTACTTCCTCGCGGAATCGTGATGCCTTCAGGCGGCACCGAAGACATGTCCGCGTTCTGGAGACAGGCGATCGAGCACGACGGAAACGGGCGCAGGTAATGCGGGTACAGCACGCTCAGCAGCGACTCGGCGAACTCCGGATAACTGTCCTCCAGGCGTTTGCTGACACGGGCACTGAGCAACGCGAAGGACTCGATCATGCGCTCGACATGGGGGTCATCCGAGCCCTCCCCCGACATCATCAGACGGGAGGCAATCCTGGGATAACGCTCGGCGAACTCCCGTCCGTGGGTGCGCAGGAATGCAAGTTCGCGCTCATAGTGCGGGAGCAGGTCCTTCATCTCAAACCCTCGCACGCGCCATGCTGTCGGGCCCGACCAGATACTGCTGTGTCGTGGGCTTGAGCATCAGGTCGAAACTCACCGCCTCGCAAAGCGGCCGGACCACCAGCAGCGCCCTGATCGTGAACAGCAGACGGTTCTCCGATCTGCGATCGCTGTCGAATGCCACATCGACATTTCTCAGACGAGGCTCATTCAGGACAATCGCTGCGCGCAATGCCTGCAGAATTGCAACACGGTCTGCGAGGCTGCTCAGACTCAGGCTTGAGAAATCGCTCAACCCATAGTGAACGACCGAGCGCCTCGCTTCTGGAAATGCGTGAAACGCTGCGTCTGGCATGCCAAGACGCGTATTCAGCAAGGATTCGAGATCCCGCGCGACAGACGCCTTGAGCTGATCCAGGGACAAGCCCTGATGCGGCGCCGGATCATTTTCACCACCAAACAGTTTCTCGTGCAGAGAGGGTTCAAAACCTGTCACGTCATCTCGCTCCGCCCGGGGTGACACCAACGATCGCCACCCCGCAAATCACATCTGCACTCAATTCAGGCTTGGCGTGTTCGTGGCAAGATTCCACGCGCCCTGAATATTGACCTTGCCCGTCTTGCTGCCGTCGATATTCAGCTCATCGTAGGTCCACTTGACCGCGGAGTACTTGAGCGAAAAGCTTTCCATCGGAATACCCTCGCTCGATACATTCGGCGACACTGACGCCACCAGCACGTTCTTGAGCTCGATCTTCAGGTACTGGTGGCGATTCTGCGTTGTGCCAGGGTTGCCGGTCGTATTCTTTCCGCCATGTGCACGATAGAAACAGATCACCACATCATTGATCACGAGGCCCGACGAGCAGGCCTGATAGAGCTTGGGACTGGCCCCGTCGATATCCTTGGTGAACACCATTTCATCGTGCTCGCAACGCTCGGCCGTGTGTCCGCCCGAACTCGACGCCGTCGCAGATTTCGGCTGTCGAATGGAGTGCGACCAGGTGTAAACCTCGATCTGATCCTTGTGCTTCGAATCCCGTGAATCCCCCTTGATGTCGCTACCCTTGAACTCAACGTAGATATCCTTCATTTCCCATCAACTCCCCGGTGATTGAACAGAAAACTCAACTCTTGCTTGTCTGCGGCAGTTCGGCTACGAGCCGCAGGGAAACCGACAGCTCGTCGAGCTGAAAATGGGGGCGGATGAACGACACCGCGCGATAGACGCCCGGCCGCCCCGGCACTTCGCTGACCTCGATGGACGCCTCACGAAGCGGAAACTGCGCCTTCGTTTCCTGCGATGCAGAATCATCTGCAGTGACGTACTGGTCGATCCATCGCTGCAAATAGCGCTCGACGTTTGTCGCCGACGCGAAGCTCCCGATCTTTTCGCGCATCATGGCCTTCATGTAGTGCGCGATCCTGCACACCGCAAAGATGTACTGCAGCTGCGCGGATAGCGAGGCGTTCGCGTTTGCGGAATCGGTGTCGTACCGCCGCGCCTTCTGCGCCGACTGCGCACCAAAGAAGGCCGCGTAGTCGGTGTTCTTGCAATGAACAAGGGGCATGAAGCCGAGATCACTCAGTTCCTTTTCGCGGCGGTCTGTAATGGATATTTCGGTCGGACACTTGAGTGTGACCTCACCCTCATCGGTCCTGAACACGTGAGCAGGAAGATCCTCGACCAGACCACCGCCTTCCACACCCCGAATCGCTGCACACCAACCGTGGCGCTCGAATGCGCTGGTCAGCCGGGCTGCGAAAGCGAAGGCCGCGTTGCACCACAGGTAGCGGGAGTGATCCGCGCCGTCGACATCCTCGATGAAGTTGAACCCCTCAGTGACGAGTCCATCCACAGGGTTGTAAGGCAGGCGCCCGAGAAACCTTGGCAGGGTGAGTCCGACGTAGCGTGAATCCTCGGACA
This genomic interval from Parazoarcus communis contains the following:
- the tssC gene encoding type VI secretion system contractile sheath large subunit, which codes for MNSSLEAATVVPVPGQSLLDRIIDESRVARSPVERDRARDIIGELAEQVLQGELVVSENLAASIDVRIAELDRLISAQLSEIMHAPALQELEASWTGLNYLVRQTETGTKIKIKLMNVTARELVKDFKAAIDFDQSVVFKKVYEEEFGTFGGAPFSALIGNFQLTRQPEELYLLEQLSHVAAAAHAPFIAAASPELFGLESFTEMGKPHDLAKVFDTVEYVKWKSFRMSEDSRYVGLTLPRFLGRLPYNPVDGLVTEGFNFIEDVDGADHSRYLWCNAAFAFAARLTSAFERHGWCAAIRGVEGGGLVEDLPAHVFRTDEGEVTLKCPTEISITDRREKELSDLGFMPLVHCKNTDYAAFFGAQSAQKARRYDTDSANANASLSAQLQYIFAVCRIAHYMKAMMREKIGSFASATNVERYLQRWIDQYVTADDSASQETKAQFPLREASIEVSEVPGRPGVYRAVSFIRPHFQLDELSVSLRLVAELPQTSKS